One genomic region from Actinocatenispora thailandica encodes:
- a CDS encoding FUSC family protein codes for MLARMRWWSSAAAFRAVRAMVVVPGLFALTYEVIGDLQMATFAAFGGFATLVLASFSGTRRDRALAHGGLAVAGSALLVLGTAVNASPWVAAAVTLPVTFLVLFAGIAGPNAAAGGTAALLAYVLPAASPGTIDMLGSRLAGWWLASVVGAAAVLLLSPRPPGDRLRAAVAASAGALADRLDAALRGAGTDADRAAALAAKHELLAAFTATPYRPTGSTVADQALTSLVGMLEWATAVLEDGLREYPDLRTLAPVERDLYAATRDTLRRVAALPSGGAEMPDLAGLQRAIGSSVAALRRMPAGDGDFADAVHQAFHAQTSALTVRAATLDALIAAGCSDPATAAEQARRWYGLPAARPPRAGVLALAWRHANLRSVWFRNSVRGAFALAAAVLVADLVGVQHAFWVVLGTLSVLRTNAAGTGSTAVRALLGTVVGFVVGAALLLVVGTGPGALWVALPIAVLVAGYAPGTLPFAAGQAAFTIVVSVLYNLLVPVGWSIGVVRIEDVALGCAVSLVVGVLFWPRGASAVVGDDVADAFREGGRYLAQSVDWALGLRQQEPEPARAVTAGLRLDEGVRGLLAERGTRHLATQQLWRLVGGTIRLRLTAQSLASLPSPDAGPDPVSDELSGQAARIARWFDDLADLLVRPGAAGPSPAPAVAIRIPTLRPVAAAAATDTLPCTLWVEQHLQHIRPALDSLVVPAAEVARLRGIPWWR; via the coding sequence GTGTTGGCGCGGATGCGGTGGTGGTCGTCGGCGGCGGCGTTTCGCGCGGTGCGGGCCATGGTGGTGGTTCCCGGTTTGTTCGCCCTCACCTACGAGGTGATCGGCGATCTGCAGATGGCCACCTTCGCCGCGTTCGGCGGGTTCGCGACGCTGGTGCTGGCATCGTTCTCGGGGACGCGCCGGGACCGTGCGCTGGCGCACGGCGGGCTGGCGGTGGCCGGCAGCGCCCTGCTGGTGCTCGGTACCGCGGTGAACGCGTCGCCGTGGGTGGCGGCGGCAGTCACGCTGCCGGTGACGTTCCTGGTGCTGTTCGCCGGGATCGCCGGGCCGAACGCGGCTGCCGGCGGCACCGCCGCGCTGCTGGCGTACGTGCTGCCCGCGGCGTCGCCGGGCACGATCGACATGCTCGGCTCCCGGCTGGCCGGCTGGTGGCTGGCGAGCGTGGTCGGTGCCGCCGCGGTACTGCTGCTGTCGCCGCGCCCGCCCGGCGACCGGTTGCGGGCCGCGGTCGCGGCGAGTGCCGGCGCGCTGGCCGACCGGCTCGATGCGGCGCTGCGTGGCGCCGGCACCGACGCCGACCGCGCGGCGGCGCTCGCGGCCAAGCACGAACTGCTCGCGGCGTTCACCGCCACCCCGTACCGGCCGACCGGGTCGACGGTCGCCGACCAGGCGCTGACCAGCCTGGTCGGGATGCTGGAGTGGGCGACCGCGGTGCTCGAGGACGGGCTCCGCGAGTACCCGGACCTGCGGACGCTGGCCCCGGTCGAGCGGGACCTGTACGCGGCGACCCGGGACACCTTGCGCCGGGTGGCGGCCCTGCCGTCCGGTGGAGCCGAGATGCCGGACCTGGCCGGGTTGCAGCGCGCGATCGGGTCCAGCGTGGCCGCCCTGCGGCGGATGCCGGCCGGCGACGGCGACTTCGCCGACGCGGTGCACCAGGCGTTCCACGCCCAGACCAGCGCGTTGACGGTGCGGGCGGCGACGTTGGACGCCCTGATCGCCGCCGGGTGCTCGGACCCGGCGACCGCCGCCGAGCAGGCCCGCCGCTGGTACGGGCTGCCTGCCGCGCGGCCGCCCCGGGCCGGCGTGCTGGCCCTGGCCTGGCGGCACGCCAACCTGCGGTCGGTGTGGTTTCGCAACAGCGTGCGGGGCGCCTTCGCGCTGGCCGCCGCGGTGCTGGTCGCCGACCTGGTCGGGGTTCAGCACGCGTTCTGGGTGGTGCTGGGCACCCTGTCGGTGCTGCGGACCAACGCGGCCGGCACCGGCTCGACGGCGGTGCGGGCACTGCTGGGTACCGTCGTCGGGTTCGTCGTCGGCGCGGCGCTGTTGCTGGTGGTCGGGACCGGCCCGGGGGCGCTGTGGGTGGCGCTGCCGATCGCCGTGCTGGTCGCCGGGTACGCCCCGGGCACGCTGCCGTTCGCGGCCGGCCAGGCGGCGTTCACCATCGTGGTCTCGGTGCTCTACAACCTGCTGGTACCGGTGGGCTGGTCGATCGGCGTGGTTCGGATCGAGGACGTCGCGCTCGGCTGTGCGGTCAGCCTCGTGGTCGGCGTGCTGTTCTGGCCGCGCGGTGCCAGCGCGGTGGTCGGCGACGACGTCGCGGACGCGTTCCGGGAAGGTGGCAGGTACCTTGCCCAGTCGGTGGACTGGGCGCTGGGCCTGCGCCAGCAGGAACCGGAACCGGCCCGCGCCGTCACGGCCGGCCTGCGGCTGGACGAGGGGGTGCGCGGGTTGCTCGCCGAACGCGGGACCCGGCATCTGGCCACCCAGCAGCTGTGGCGACTGGTCGGCGGCACCATCCGGTTGCGGTTGACCGCGCAGTCACTGGCCAGCCTGCCCTCGCCGGACGCCGGTCCGGACCCGGTCAGCGATGAGCTGAGCGGCCAGGCGGCACGGATCGCCCGCTGGTTCGACGATCTGGCCGACCTGCTCGTCCGGCCGGGCGCGGCCGGCCCGTCCCCGGCGCCGGCCGTCGCCATCCGGATCCCGACGCTGCGACCGGTCGCCGCCGCCGCCGCGACCGACACCCTGCCCTGCACGCTGTGGGTGGAGCAACACCTGCAGCACATCCGGCCGGCCCTCGACAGCCTCGTCGTGCCCGCGGCCGAGGTCGCCCGGCTGCGCGGCATTCCCTGGTGGCGCTAG